CGTAAGCACGAAGACCAGGTTTGGAAATACGTTTAATACCAGTGATTACTTGTTCACGGTTTGGGCCGTATTTCAAAGTGATTGTAATAACACCTTGTTTATTGTCTTCTGCGAAGGAGAAGTCTTTGATGAAACCTTCATCTTTAAGAACTTCCGCAATAGCGCGTTTCATTTTAGAACCAGGAATTTCAACTTTATCATGAAGCACGGAGTTTGCATTGCGCAAACGAGTTAACATATCTGCAATAGGATCAGTCATTGCCATGAATCGATATCCTCCTTTCTTTCTACTTTACCAACTAGCTTTTGTTACGCCAGGGATTGCACCTTTATAACTCTGTTCTCTGAAACAGATACGGCACATATCGAATTTACGCATATAACCATGTGGACGACCACAGATTTTGCATCTATTATATTTACGAACCTTGTATTTTGGTTCTTGACTCCATTTCTGGACCAATGCCTTTCTGGCCATAGATAGTATACCTCCTCTTAAGAATTAAGCACTAAACGGCATACCCATTAATTTAAGAAGAGCTCTAGCTTCTTCATCTGTCTTTGCCGTAGTAACAATAATAATATTCATACCATGAATTTTTTCGATTTTATCATACTCAATTTCAGGGAAAATCAATTGTTCTTTAAGACCAACTGAATAATTTCCGCGACCATCAAAAGCTTTAGGGCTTACGCCACGGAAGTCACGAACACGAGGCAAAGCGATATTCATAAATTTATCAAGGAACTGATACATACGAGTTCCACGAAGAGTAACTTTTGCACCGATAGGCATTCCTGCACGCAATTTCCATGCTGCAAGAGATTTTTTAGCGCGAGTCAAAACAGGTTTTTGACCAGCAATAATTGTAAGGTCAGCTACAGCAGAATCTAATGCTTTAGAGTTGTGAGCAGCTTCACCAACACCCATACTAATAATGATTTTTTCAATCTTTGGAAGTTCCATTACGTTTTTGTAACCGAATTGTTCAGTAAGTGCAGGAACTACTTCTTTGACATATTTTTCTTGTAATCTATCCACCAAGATATCCTCCTTCCTTTATTATTTTGCTTGGTCTAATGCTTCACCGCATTTTTTGCATACGCGAACCATTTTACCATTGATTTCTTTTTTAGCTACGCGAGTTGCTTTGGAGCAAGCTGGGCAAACTACCATTACTTTAGAAGCAGACATAGGAGCTTCTTTTTCAATGATGCCGCCGTTTGGAGCTTTCTGATTAGGTTTAGTGTGGCGTTTAATTTTGTTAGCGCCTTCTACTACAACTTTATCTTTAGCAGGCATAGCCTGAAGGATTTTACCTTGTTTACCTTTATCTTTACCAGATAATACTAAAACAGTATCACCTTTTTTTACATGCAATTTAGCCTGTGACAAATCTTGGCACCTCCTGTCTATTTATTAAATTACTTCTGGTGCCAGTGAAACGATTTTCATAAAATCTTTGTCACGTAATTCTCTGGCTACCGGGCCAAAAATACGAGTTCCGCGTGGAGTTTTATCGTCTTTGATAATAACAGCAGCGTTTTCATCAAAGCGAATATAAGAACCATCTGCACGGCGTAAACCCTTTTTAGAACGTACTACTACAGCTTTAACAACATCACCTTTTTTAACAACACCGCCAGGTGAAGCGGATTTTACTGCAGCTACGATTATATCACCAATGTTGGCATATTTACGATAAGAACCGCCCATTACACGAATGCACATAATTTCTTTTGCACCAGTGTTATCACCAACATTCAACATTGTCTGTTGCTGAATCATTGCTTTACCTCCTTCTTAAAATTAGAACAAACTAAAAGATTATTTTGCTCTTTCAAGAATTTCAACGACTCTCCAACGTTTATCTTTAGATAATGGACGAGTTTCCATGATAGAAACTGTGTCACCTACGTGAGCTTCGTTATTTTCATCGTGTGCTTTAAATTTTACAGTTT
The window above is part of the Megamonas hypermegale genome. Proteins encoded here:
- the rpsH gene encoding 30S ribosomal protein S8; this translates as MAMTDPIADMLTRLRNANSVLHDKVEIPGSKMKRAIAEVLKDEGFIKDFSFAEDNKQGVITITLKYGPNREQVITGIKRISKPGLRAYAKKDQLPRVLGGLGIAIISTSKGIMSDKQARRAGVGGEVLAYVW
- a CDS encoding type Z 30S ribosomal protein S14, whose amino-acid sequence is MARKALVQKWSQEPKYKVRKYNRCKICGRPHGYMRKFDMCRICFREQSYKGAIPGVTKASW
- the rplE gene encoding 50S ribosomal protein L5 produces the protein MDRLQEKYVKEVVPALTEQFGYKNVMELPKIEKIIISMGVGEAAHNSKALDSAVADLTIIAGQKPVLTRAKKSLAAWKLRAGMPIGAKVTLRGTRMYQFLDKFMNIALPRVRDFRGVSPKAFDGRGNYSVGLKEQLIFPEIEYDKIEKIHGMNIIIVTTAKTDEEARALLKLMGMPFSA
- the rplX gene encoding 50S ribosomal protein L24, which produces MSQAKLHVKKGDTVLVLSGKDKGKQGKILQAMPAKDKVVVEGANKIKRHTKPNQKAPNGGIIEKEAPMSASKVMVVCPACSKATRVAKKEINGKMVRVCKKCGEALDQAK
- the rplN gene encoding 50S ribosomal protein L14: MIQQQTMLNVGDNTGAKEIMCIRVMGGSYRKYANIGDIIVAAVKSASPGGVVKKGDVVKAVVVRSKKGLRRADGSYIRFDENAAVIIKDDKTPRGTRIFGPVARELRDKDFMKIVSLAPEVI
- the rpsQ gene encoding 30S ribosomal protein S17 — encoded protein: MSERNVRKVKVGKVVSDKMEKTIVVAVVDTESHPLYKKAVKKTVKFKAHDENNEAHVGDTVSIMETRPLSKDKRWRVVEILERAK